Genomic DNA from Mastomys coucha isolate ucsf_1 unplaced genomic scaffold, UCSF_Mcou_1 pScaffold16, whole genome shotgun sequence:
gtgcacaccaccacatttggggtttttaaaatatgagttctgaactcaggtcctccaacTTACAAAGCAAGAATTTCtctatctccagccccctttttgtGTATTTCCTAAGCAAGGACAGCTCTGTCCATGCCAGAGACGCTGATGTTTATAATCCTGAAAGCACAGCGATAACTCCTCTCGAGCCAGGCGTGGCAGCACCTTCAAAGccatggctgaggcaggaggatcatggcaactttgaggtcagcctgggctacagaatgagactccttcttaaaaccaaaccaacctcCGAGGGTTCCAGTTCATAACTTACACGGTTCTGAGTCTTCCTCTTCGCTTGCCCTTTTTACCACTGCAAGTGAGGGCAGCTAGGAGCAAGGCAATACAAATAACACTCAGCCTGTGCttctgttgccatggtgatgTTGACACGGGAAACACAGGAGAGCTCCTCTCTACAGTGGAGTCAGCTGACTGCAGAGGCCAAAGACTGAGGCAACAAACCTGAAagatgtacaacacacacacacacacacacacacacacacacacacaccacggctCCTAAACATGCAAAGGGCTTCATACTACCATCTGGACCATCTTTCAGCCCTCAGCTAGACATCAATTAGATGACCGGCTTGCTCCTAAAGTCCCCAAGAACAAAGTCCTCTACCTCTCAGCCTTCTGTCAGGTGTATATTTCATAACACTCATGGGCCGCTTGAGTTCTCGatgtctgtccatctctcttgATGTCCTTCCAGCCTAATTTTTCTCACTATTGCTTctatagaaagcaaactagatcAGCACCTTGCATCTGAGAAGGGTCACAGGAGATAGGATGCTGAAGTAAGAACCCGCTTGTTTGCATCCCACCACAACTAACTAAGGCTTGCTCAGTATCTCCCAACTCTGTGGTTTGAGAAGTGGCTGGGGCGGGAACAGCCTCGGCACCCCAAACCCCTGACCACCtcgaggggaggagagaagggtcCAGTCAGGCACAGCAGGCTGCCGGGCCCAGTGCTCTCCCCCCTTCAAATGCACATAAGAGAGAAGGCAGGCAAGTCTGGATTtaatgagggtcttaaaggccCCTGTGATAGGAGACGGTCCATACAGCTTGGAAACCCACACTGCTGGCAACACTGCTCTCAGGGCTCCAGACGACCCTGCAAAACAGAAGTGGTTTCACTAGATTAGGAGTGGGGCCTTTCTCACCTCacattaagaaaaaacaaacaaagacattaaaaacaaaaacaaaaaacaaaacaaaaaaaaaacctctccagCCTTCAAAATGGCTTCAGGAATCATCCTGCctatggcgggggtgggggggggaagtgGGGGGGTGATAAAATACAGTATATATGGCCTTAAGGGCTAATCCTGATGTACAAGGTGGTTGGAAGACTGTAGGAGGGACTCTGCTCCGAGAATCCGAAGACTCCTCACCTCTAGGGCTCAGGAAAAGGACTTGGTACTGACCCCCACCCCGGCCCTGCCCCCCCAGAGCACCTCCCACATCCATTTCCCAATCCACCTCACTAGACCAAAGAAAGACTCCAGGCCTCCATCACAGCTTCTATCCCCCCAGACTGTCAGAAAAATGCCCTGCTGGTATCCCATTGCTCTGCTGTTTCTCCACTTGCATTCTTTCACAGCCTGGACCCACAAACCCGTGCTGCTTTTCACAAGAGTGAGGCTAACACCCACCCAAAGCTTGATTCCTTCTGGCTTCTCCCAGCAGCTGAGCATTGTGGCTTTGTTAATTAggttcctttcttctctttaattaGCTGCATGTGAATTCTGTGGGGAAGTCTTGGATCCGTGAAATAGTCTGGGATGAAATCAGAACAAAATCATCTATACTGAAGGGGAGAGCCTGGGCAACAGCTCACTCTGCTAAAACATGGGACGCTTTGTCCTGGCAGGGCTCACTGGCGGTCCCCACTTTACAATACCATCTCAGTGCCCATCCTGTCCCTGGCAGCTGCCCCCATGAATGACAGGGAACCACCCTAGGCAAGGCTTGTTGCCCAGGCGGCCACCAAGGCCTCAGAGATTCTGAGTTTTCGGTCCCGGGTCCATCTTAGGACCTGGCCTGCACTCAGTTTGCCATGCAGACCTTTTCTGAGAATGCCCtctcccaggacagccaggctcaCAACATGACGGCAGAAGATGGTTTTCACGCCAGGAAGAATGTGAGTCACGGTGCATCTGCTGTGGCAGCGAAGGCCTGCTCAGAACACTGCGGGCTCCCAGGGTTAACTGCACCCAAGACACCAGCCGCAGCTCCCCACTCTATATCATTTGACCCGAAGCCATCTCTGAAGCCAAGTCCATTAAAATCACCTGGGGAGTCTTCAAAACCTTGGCTGCTCACCCGCCCCCACCCACACCTCCTGCACTAGACTAATTAAGTAAAAATCTCTAGAGATGGGGCCTGAGcatcagtattttttaaaagctcccCAGGTGGTTTTAGTGGGCAGTCTGTAGACTAGGGCTGACTGACTCGCCTTTGGGAATCTCAAAATTCTTAGTCCTCACCCATAGAAGTCCTGCCCCAGTGCCGCTCTGGCctcattttgagaaaaaaaaaaaaaaagactggagaaTGAAAAGGCCTTCAAAAAACAGCTCCCGTGAGGGATATCAGGTAAAAACAGAACCCAAACTCCACAGAAAGCCTTTGGCTTGTCCAACTCTAGATCCCCAATTCTGCTTCCTGCATAGACACATGGGACACCCCGATGCCACCATACTCACATGCAGCAAATTCAAGAATGTTGTCTGGTCTTTTCAGAAACAATGCTCTGTAAAACattgagaagaaaaaggagaaggtagGAGATAAATGGGGACTGTGCAGGCTATGGCCACCGCCCCATCTTGTTCTTTGGAAAGCAGATTAATAACAGGCCTCCCCTTCTAGAAGTCAATAGATCAGGGGGTCTTAGACAAAAAAAAACGTGAGGATCTAGGGCAAGGAACAAAACAATGGAGTGGCTGGGCATGGTGAACACTCAGAAGACatgggcaggtggatctctgtgcagTTTAGGCCAGACTTATctacacaatgagatcctgtctcaaaagaatgcaAACCAAGCATCCAAACAGCAATCTCTAATAAATAAACCCAAGCCATACTCATTTCACAGAGGAGCTGTGGAGCAGGCAGGAGGGGTTTTGACATCTAACACTTTCACACACTCAGGCCCAAGCATATGTGAAGAGTATCTTCTAAGTCTTCAAGAGGCCCATGCCTGATAGACAGAATGCTACCCTGTGATGCTCTGAGGAAGTTTACCCATGGAGTTCCCAAGACCAGGGAGAAAGAAACAagctaaaaaaaattttaaggacTTCAAATGGGTTATTAGCTCTGCTACCCAGCAGATGGGCATGAAGGCAATGTCAAAGTCTCAGTGCGACCAGTGTACTGGAAATGTCTGACAGTGCAGACAGCTCCACAGCTCATAAAGCATGCACACCAATACCATCCCACTTTGTGACACCCCTGTGATAATTGTATCCCTATTTTGCatgtaaagaaaatgaacctCACAAAGGTTAATCGTATGCCCAAGTTTGTACAGACAGTAAAGAAAGGAGAAGCCCAGGTCTTGTGTGTACAAGGCCAGAGCTCCCTACAGTGATTTCTTGGCCACAGGTTGTCTGACCTGGCTGACCACCTTCAGTTTCAGGTACTGTCTTGGCCAAAGTCTCCTTTCCTGAGAAAGCCCTCACTTGAGGTTCAATAATTTTGATTCATTCCTCCTTCAGTTCAATTAGACAATTATTGAgtataaattatatgtaagtaactACAATATATGaggaatgattttaaaagaagaagaagaaaaaaaatagggactagggagatgactcagtagctAAGAACACTTGTTACCCAAGCATGAGAACTTGAATATCCAATAAATATCCACATCAAAATCTGGGCCACGACCTagtgcctgtgaccccagcactgagaggacCAGAGGTGCAAGGaccactggggcttgctggtgtCAAGCCTTGATTCATACTCTGTGAATAAGGCATAAAGCATTTTGGCTTCCACATGCttgtgcatggacacacacacacacacacacacacacgcatacacacacacatacatacacatgtgcacacatacatgagtgtacacacacatacacatacatacacatacacacacatacatacatacatatacacacatgcacatgagtgcaccCACACTCAAGCACACAATAAACATAGCCCTGACTCAATTAGCTTACAGGCGAAAGAAAACAAGTAAGTTTCCCAAAGGCCAAGGAACTTCAAGTAAGTGCTAAAAGAAGATTACTCAATAGCACCTTGGAAGGGGGGACTGGTTATGGAAAGTGGGACCCCAGAACCCTTCACAGAGTAATTATATTGAAACGAACCCTTGTGATACAAATGGGATTTGACTAGCAAAAATAAAGGTTGAGAGACAAGAGCATCCCAGGGCCAGGGAAAGAGCAAGACCAAACAAAGCCCAGAGATGCAAACAgccctgtgtcctgtgtgtgtggctGCCTTGGGGTTAGCAGCTGGGCTGTATCTGCTGTTATATCCCCAGGGTCCAGGAGAGCACTCAGAGGTGTCTGCCTGGGCTCCCTGGACTTGGGGAATAACTGGAAAGGCTGGCTGGTTAGCATACAGACATTCGTAGTGGAGGAGAAATGAAGTACTCGTGATGGGATGGGTGACAGAGCATGTGCTTAGCACAAGGCACCAGGGTGCCTGGCACTGTGAAGAAGAAGGCAGCGATGGCAGTCTACCCTGGAGTTACAGTTGCGGGATGGGGGCAGTACCGAGTAAAAGGAAGCGGGCACAAAGTGGCAGGGACTGGAGAATGCCACAGACAAAGGGCAATGGATGTGTGCTGTTAGACCAGCTCGCACCTGTCCTCCCACCACCTGGCCTATGCTGTGAGACTGAAATCCTTAGTGGTGGGATCACCAGAGATGCTTGTTTCTCCATCCAGAGTGTAACCGTGCATGGGAAAATCTGTCCAGCTTAAGACTTGTCATTTGTCTCTATATTTCAATAGGTtgtttgaaaacaaacagaaaaggcagCATTGAGGAGCCACTCAAGAGTCTTCCAGACAAGGGGTGATAGAGCTGTACGAAGGCATGTCTGCCTAAGCTTTTGAGGGTGCTGCAGCTCCAGCCCTGAGTCTGAGGTTTCTGGGTACCTCAAATAGGTTTGGTCCCTGTACTTCTAATTTCTCAGGTCCAGACTGAAGGTACTAAGTGCACTGTATTCCTAAGGGGTGGGAACTAAATGGCCACAAATCACAGAATCCAGAAAACCCGATCTGAGGATGCTCTTCCCAACGGGAACAGTTTGCAGCTTCATCCGGCTCGCACATCAAGAGCACACCCCAGGGACAGGCCTGCACAGGCGAGCTGCCTTCGCCTAGCCcgtccttctccttccccttcacaGAGGGACCAGGAGGAGTTTGCCCAGCTGAGCTGCAGGGCAGCAAAGCTACTTGGGCTTGGCTGCTTAGCCTTGGGAGgcgaaaagggaggaagaggaaggctttGGGGGCTGCAGGGATACTGCAGAGCTGGCCCCAGACGCCCCATCTCTCCCTGGAAACTTCCTGgacaaacagagacacagggacaCCCTCTTAATCACCACTCGGTGTGCTAGCCCCTTGTTTGTGAATGGTGCCAGTATAGATCCAACACAGGGTCCtctgtgttttttaatttctctgcCAGAACCATACCCACCTTAGACTGTAAGATCCCAGGACTGGAGTCACACCGTTCTTTATTTCCCTttagaataaaaaatgtaaacaccATCCCCACATCTGACACTGGCAGATAACtctgaaatatcttttttttttttttttttaaagacaggttccttggctggtctggaactcactgtatagactagATGgcgccttgaactcacagagatctgcttaccctgccttctgagtgctgagattaaatgtgtgcatcAGCACACCCAGCTTGCACACAGTATCATCTACCCTGGCCAGAGTGAATCCGCCCTTCACAGAGGCCAGGTCTCGGTGTTCACTAACCCCTCCCCTATCTGCTTCATGAATCTGAAGCTCCTTGGAGAAATGGCAAAAATATGAAGACTAGGAAGatccaaagaaaagcaaaggggCCTGGGAGACCTCTGGGACTTAggcttgaacccaggtcttcacacATGGCTAATCCAGTTCCGTGTGCACCTGTGCATGCAGCACCGCCTGGTGGGAACAACTGGGGGTGGGATCCTTGATCAGCAGCTTGAGGAAAGTACGTCTCACCTGAGCTTAACTTGTCTCATTTGCAGAAACGGAAACAATAGAAGCTGTCCTCTATGTcttctaagatttctttttacttgatgtgtatgagtgctttgtttgcatgtatgaagATGTACTGCATGCATCTCTGATGCCTGAGGGAGCCAGAAGAAGCTGTCAGaaccctagagctagagttacaggctgtgagccaccctgtgagcactgggaattgaaccaaggtcctgtgtaagagcagccaggtggccttaactgctgagccatctctcctgcccccataAAATGGCTTTTAATAAATAATCATGGGCTGGGTACATgacacacaccttgaatcccagcacttgggaggtggaggtgggcagatctctgagtttgaggccagcctggtctgcatagtgagttccaagccatccaGGAACTCTGTCTCAGAATCATCACCTCTCTTTTATAGTGTcgctggggagggggaaggggtcTACAAAATGTTACCAAGATGCCATCACAGTATAAATACGTGGAGACACACATGGTACTACTAGCTTGGGATATTAGACCAGTAGCATAAACCAAAGATTGATCACCATCACAACGCAGTTTGGTGACTGCCGACGTGGGAAAACAAAATGGTTCCCAGTAATGAGAACCAACCGTGCTGACTTGGCCGGACTCAAACAGAATTCGAGCTTGTACTCTTGTTTTCATCCATGTTGCTCCACGATTCCTCAGTTCTTTGACTGTTACCCCATAAGGAgattattttgaggcagggtctcattgtgtagccctggctggacctTTCTCTGGCCCCCatatgctggaattaaaggcgtgtgccatatCCAGTGTCTTAGATTTAACACCTTCACCACCTGGCCTTTCTGCAttctcatatttttctatttagatGGAATACTCTGAAGAAACCTGTTCTTGGACACCCTGggaaatggaaattttatttgtttctttattgattttttggctttttgagggaGAGTTTTACTCTgtcatcagactggccttgaactcacaaatcctcctgcctctgactcctaaatTGTGGAACCATGAGATTGCCATCAAACTTGGAAAATAGTATTATTTTGCcttgatatttttttcctctctctttggtttttagaaatagggtctcactaatgtagtctaggctggccttgaacttgtgatcctcttgccacGCTCCCAAAGTTCTGAGGTTACCGGCTTGAGCCCCTATACCTTGACTCCTTGTCATTTTCTACAGTGCTCTTAGATAGGCAATGGTGCACTAGTGGAATGCTTTTCTCCTGTGGGAGGGAACAGTGTTTTACACATGTGTGCCCGCTGGTCCGCAATGCCACATTCCCTCTGCCAGTGACATGTGATATATGTTTGTCTTTACAGCTGAAGCAAATGAACATTAGCAGTTTAAAGAGTGTAGAGATAACTGCAGAGAATTCACAAGTGTCAGAATTACAAAAGGTTGACTCTTAGGAATTCTCTAACTTTTAAGAAGCCAAAACCAAGATGCACTGGTGCGTTTGTGTAGTTCCAACACCTAGGATGTGTGGTCGAGAGAATCatcacaagtttaaggctagcctacataatgagtttgtgTTCGAAGCCACCCTGGGCTATATGGgactctgctttttaaaaaaatcaataaataaaagaagaggaaacaggtttactgttgtttttgtttcgagtctggatctcactgtatagctcaggctagcctcagactgaAGGTTCTCCCTGTGTGGCTACTAGAGTTTGTCTAAAGAAAGAGGCACACATATTAATACATTCATCTATTCCCAGCCAGATTTGGTAAGGTTCTTACTAGCTTCCCAAGGCCAGCCTGTCAAGCCACCTACCTGAAGAAGCCGCTAATGAGCAGCGACACCTCTTTGTGGGTTCTCAAGTACTTTTCATTTGCAATCCGAGTCTGGATCTGAGGAGCAACAACCAGGAGTCAAGATCTAGTGAGACAGATCCAGGATTCAACCCTTGAAGGACACATGAAGCTGTATGGGAAGCGGGGAATGGGGCATAAGCCAGGTCTTTTCCTGGACTGCTTGAAAGATCTCTTCGGATTTTCTCTTGAGGTaacctcatttctttttttttttttaaagatttatttattattatacactgtaTATTATTattgcacactgtagctgtcttcagccgtgccagaagaaggtgttagatctcattatgggtgattgtgagccaccatgtggttgctgggatttgaactcaggacctttggaagagcagtcagtgctcttacccgctgaaccatctcgccagccccctgtaacctcatttcttttctcttcagaaagagaTGCATAttgcctgggctgggctggaacttgctgaagttggccttgaactcctgatcctcttgcctctacctacGGAGTGCTGGTTTATGCGGGTGGGGATGAGAAGGTGAAGGGCATTGGAACCCAGTGGTCTATGCACgtgaggcaagcactccaccaactaaGCTACACCCCCTGTCATTTCTCTGGCCAGACCCCTTGCACTTTCAAAT
This window encodes:
- the Riiad1 gene encoding RIIa domain-containing protein 1 isoform X1, with product MEARPGIVEPDPGTLNSEQLEQLRDFKIQTRIANEKYLRTHKEVSLLISGFFRALFLKRPDNILEFAAYYFTDPRLPHRIHMQLIKEKKGT